A genome region from Neofelis nebulosa isolate mNeoNeb1 chromosome 14, mNeoNeb1.pri, whole genome shotgun sequence includes the following:
- the LOC131494875 gene encoding cytochrome c oxidase subunit 6C, producing MQGKKRNTPLNFSRERLEERWRSFELFRLPSLGPLRCFCACAQLDRRPFLYQLGRTLGLRLVLRRITTMTSGALAKPQMRGLLAKRLRFHIVGAFAVSLGVAAFYKFAVAEPRKKAYADFYRNYDSMKDFEEMKKAGIFQSAK from the exons GGAAGAAACGAAACACACCCTTGAACTTCAGCCGTGAGCGGCTGGAGGAGCGCTGGAGGTCTTTTGAACTCTTCCGGCTACCGTCGCTGGGTCCTCTCCGCTGCTTCTGCGCCTGCGCTCAGCTGGACCGCCGTCCATTTCTGTATCAGTTAGGAAGGACGTTGGGTTTAAGGTTGGTGTTGAG gAGAATAACTACCATGACTTCCGGTGCTTTGGCGAAACCTCAGATGCGAGGCCTTCTGGCCAAGCGCCTGCGATTTCATATTGTCGGAGCGTTCGCTGTATCCCTGGGGGTTGCAGCTTTCTATAAG TTTGCTGTGGCTGAACCAAGAAAGAAGGCGTATGCAGATTTCTACAGAAATTATGATTCCATGAAAGATTTTGAGGAGATGAAGAAGGCTGGTATCTTTCAGAGTGCAAAGTGA